The Arachis ipaensis cultivar K30076 chromosome B07, Araip1.1, whole genome shotgun sequence genome includes a window with the following:
- the LOC107609412 gene encoding LOW QUALITY PROTEIN: uncharacterized methyltransferase At2g41040, chloroplastic (The sequence of the model RefSeq protein was modified relative to this genomic sequence to represent the inferred CDS: substituted 3 bases at 3 genomic stop codons), with amino-acid sequence MAISSAPFLRPLCQTEFRKCPFLSSKPQFLPHLLRFKSQGTIRASSAVTLESGLNTQNEQEIQVDVFSCPICFEALKRKGPSGLNISAIYRSAFECKGCNKFYSSKDTYLDLTVTSGLRDYSEVQPARTELFRSPLVSFLYERGWRQNFRQSGFPGPDEEFRVAQEYFESSKGGLLVDVSCGSGLFSRKFAKSGSYSGVVALDFSENMLRQCYDFXXXSPSFSINLNLILHNDNXFNVSIRHXCPMFXLIPLVTLCSNIALVRADVSRLPFPSGSVDAVHAGAALHCWPSPSNAIAEITRILRSGGKFVGTTFLRYTSSTPWIIRPFRERSPQGYSYLTEEEIEDLCTSTGLTNYSSKTQQSYIMFTAEKP; translated from the exons ATGGCCATTTCTTCTGCTCCATTCCTCCGCCCGTTGTGTCAAACGGAATTCCGCAAATGCCCCTTCCTCTCTTCGAAACCCCAGTTCCTCCCTCACCTCCTCCGCTTCAAGTCCCAAGGAACTATTCGTGCAAGCTCCGCTGTTACTCTAGAGTCG GGTTTAAATACACAGAATGAGCAGGAAATACAAGTTGATGTCTTCTCTTGTCCAATATGCTTTGAGGCCCTGAAACGGAAAGGTCCTTCTGGCCTTAACAT ATCAGCAATCTACAGGTCTGCATTTGAGTGTAAGGGATGCAATAAATTCTACTCTAGCAAGGACACGTATTTAGATCTAACTGTGACTTCTGGCTTGAGAGATTACTCTGAAGTTCAACCAGCTCGAACAGAGCTTTTCAG GAGCCCACTTGTTTCATTCTTATATGAGAGAGGTTGGCGTCAGAACTTCAGGCAAAGTGGCTTTCCTGGTCCAGATGAAGAG TTCAGAGTGGCCCAAGAGTACTTTGAATCTTCCAAAGGTGGTCTGCTTGTCGATGTCAGCTGTGGTAGTGGTTTATTTTCCCGAAAGTTTGCTAAATCTGGAAGTTATTCTGGAGTCGTTGCACTAGATTTTTCAGAGAATATGCTTCGCCAGTGTTATGATTTCNNNNNNNTTTCCCCCTCTTTCAGCATAAATCTGAATTTAATCCTCCATAATGATAACTAATTCAATGTTTCAATCAGACATTGATGTCCTATGTTCTGATTAATCCCATTGGTCACACTTTGCAGCAATATTGCTCTAGTAAGGGCCGATGTTTCTAGGCTTCCATTCCCTTCAGGTTCAGTTGATGCTGTTCATGCTGGTGCAGCCTTGCACTGTTGGCCATCTCCCTCCAATGCT ATTGCTGAAATCACCCGGATACTAAGAAGTGGTGGAAAATTTGTGGGGACCACTTTTCTGCGTTACACTTCATCAACTCCCTGGATTATACGCCCTTTTAGAGAG AGGAGTCCTCAAGGCTATAGCTATTTGACAGAGGAGGAGATCGAGGACCTTTGTACATCAACCGGTCTTACAAATTATTCAAGCAAAACTCAACAATCTTATATTATGTTTACTGCTGAAAAGCCTTGA